GTCCGGCCAGAGATCCGGCTTCTGAGGATAAACCTTCCATGAGGTCGCCGTCGCTGACCATCACGTATGTATAGTGATCCACTATTTTGTGATCGGGTTTGTTGAACTGAGCCGCAAGAGCGGCTTCAGCCATGGCCATACCAATTGCATTTCCCAATCCCTGACCCAGGGGCCCTGTTGTTGCCTCGACACCGGGTGCTTTCCGATATTCAGGGTGACCTGGAGTTTTGCTCCCCCATTGGCGGAACTGTTTAATCTCATCCAATGAGAGATCGAAACCCGTGACATGAAGCATTGCATAGAGCAATGCGCAACCGTGGCCCGCGGAAAGCACGAAACGGTCTCGATCCGGCCATGAGGGATTTGTGGGGTTGTACTTTAAGAATTTGTCCCAGATAACGTACGCGATAGGCGCCGATCCCAAAGGTAGTCCCGGATGGCCGGAATTGGCTTTTTCCACCATGTCTACAGCCAGAAATCGAAGAGTATTTATGCATAATTGGTCAAGGTCAATCCCCATTGCAGTAGCCCTCTCATTGGTTTGTTAAAATGGACTTATTTTGTTAGTTTTTGCATATGTTTTCATGTGCTTGCCAATTCGTCTCCTATGTCGCCTACAGCATGGACAATACGAGCTTTTGGTTCTTTCCTTGTGAGACACTTGTAACAGGAAAATTTCCACAAAATTTGTGAGCGAACAGAGCATCTCCGACCAAAACCAATACAGCGGCACATTTATATGGTTGCACGGCATTGTAAGAAATCGCGGGCAACTCGATAACTAACATTTGAATATCAGGACATGTATTGAAAGACTTGTGTATATGAAAATGACTAATTCGGACCTATCAATTGACGTTTCAGAGTAAATATCATGAAATCTTGACACATTAAGCGGCGTGATTATCATTGTAGTAATGTTATGGAATTTAAGCATGCTGACGCTATGGAAAGAAAATCGACAAAGTTCAATTGGAGATCATATAAATGGCCCGCGCTAATTGTTGGAGTTGTCATACTATTGGCGGCTGGTATTACCTACTTTCTCTTGACCAGGGGACAGGTGTCCACTGACGACGCTTTTGTCGATGGTCATATTTTTATTATCACTCCACGTATTGCAGGTTATTTAACCAATGTTCTGGTGGACGACAATGAGAACGTGACTGAGGGGCAGCCCCTTGTCAAGCTGGACCCGACTCCGTACGAAGTGGCTTTGGCTCAAGCGCAGGCGAATCTTGCCGAAAGTCGGGCTACCCTCACTTCGTTGGAGTTAGGGGTACCTCTGCAGCTTACTCAAACCGCCGAACAGATCAAAGGTGCCCAGGCAGAGTTGGCAAGTTTGCAGAAGACGCTCGATCAACTTCTTAAAGACGAGGATGCGGCAATTCAAGAAGTGAAGCGTTTGGAGGCCCAGTTTGAGCTCAGTTCGATAGACCTGAAGCGGAATACCGATTTGAGAAAAACTGGAGCAATCTCTCAACAGACGCTTGACAATTCGGAAACGAGTTACAAATCGGCGCTTGCTCAGGTCCAGGAAGCAAAAGCCAAACTTGAGTCGGTCAGGAAGCAAAGAGCGGCACAGGAAGCGGACATCCAGTTAAGAGAGGCTAATGTTGCCCTTGCTGCGACAGGAAAAGAACAGGCTGAAATCAAAGCCCGCCAAACAGAAGCGCAGCAAGCGAAAGTGAAGCTCGCCGAGGAACAAGTAAGACAGGCTCAACTGGACTTGAGTTACACTACGATCGTTTCGCCCGCAAACGGCCATGTTACTGAGAAGAAGATCGAACCCGGTCAATATGTGTCTCCAGGCCAGCAGCTATTCGCCGTAGTGCCGCTGCATCCTCCTCAAGTGTGGATCACGGCAAATTATAAAGAGACTCAACTGACGGACGTCCGTCCGGGACAACCGGTGCAGATCGAGGTCGACACATACCCCGGCGTCATTGTACAGGGCACGGTCGATTCGATAATGGCAGGAACCGGCGGAGTGTTTTCGCTGTTCCCACCGGAGAATGCCACCGGAAATTTTGTGAAAGTTGTGCAACGTATTCCGGTGAAAATTACCATCAACAAAGAACAATGGCATCGATTACCGACATTGCGGATCGGCATGAGCGTCATTCCCACAATTTTGACTTCAGAAAAAAGCCATGGACAGGCCCCAGACAAACAAATGGCTGATCACTCTCGCAGTGATGCTCCCAACCCTCATTGAAATCCTGGACACAAGCGTTGCCAACGTAGCATTGCCGTACATTCAGGGCAGTCTTTCCGCAGGACAAGATGAGGTCACGTGGGTTCTGACTTCTTATC
The sequence above is a segment of the Desulfomonile tiedjei DSM 6799 genome. Coding sequences within it:
- a CDS encoding HlyD family secretion protein encodes the protein MAAGITYFLLTRGQVSTDDAFVDGHIFIITPRIAGYLTNVLVDDNENVTEGQPLVKLDPTPYEVALAQAQANLAESRATLTSLELGVPLQLTQTAEQIKGAQAELASLQKTLDQLLKDEDAAIQEVKRLEAQFELSSIDLKRNTDLRKTGAISQQTLDNSETSYKSALAQVQEAKAKLESVRKQRAAQEADIQLREANVALAATGKEQAEIKARQTEAQQAKVKLAEEQVRQAQLDLSYTTIVSPANGHVTEKKIEPGQYVSPGQQLFAVVPLHPPQVWITANYKETQLTDVRPGQPVQIEVDTYPGVIVQGTVDSIMAGTGGVFSLFPPENATGNFVKVVQRIPVKITINKEQWHRLPTLRIGMSVIPTILTSEKSHGQAPDKQMADHSRSDAPNPH